In Euzebya rosea, the following are encoded in one genomic region:
- a CDS encoding indolepyruvate ferredoxin oxidoreductase family protein: MPAEPMGRDALDLASRFDRDSGVAVLGGIAALVRLPMQIHRQEARDGRRTATFVSGYEGSPLGGYDTALAREGERLVAHAVHHRPAVNEELAATAVWGSQQVRDPEGLDGIVGLWYGKAPGLDRAGDAIRHANTMGVPPSGGAVLLVGDDPACKSSTIPSASESTLADLSVPVLVPSGAQDVLTMGLHAVALSRFSGAWTGMKIVTDVADGFGSVDLDAVSAVAPRLPTLDIDGQPWQARIARTTPPESVAAERQVLRGRLIAAQRYAAANDLNQVEGALGEASIGFVATGKTYLDLRETLRELGLTTRRDLEQAGVRLLRIGMPYPLDPDVVRRFSRGLSDIVVVEEKRPFLEYAIRRILYGTDLQPRIVGQEDERGHELIPVDGELTVGRLLAPVRDRLGPTRLPHFPQAVPDAGAARTTSPPLVGSEPTGVLPRAALPLLTRTASTRGPWFCSGCPHNRSTVVPDGSSVGAGIGCHAMVQMSGDDRRTADTITQMGGEGAQWIGMAPFARERHHFQNLGDGTFFHSGSLAIRAAVASGVSMTYKLLHNGAVAMTGGQDAVGGRPLHDIVAALHAEGVVQVAVVADDPARVRAVGPLPGAASLHDREELDAVQRRLQGTPGVTVLIYDQECAAEARRDRRRGIAATPTTRVMINERVCEGCGDCGAKSNCLSVQPVETPFGRRTQIHQSSCNYDYSCVEGDCPSFVTVQVGDAAAGGVANRTRVRQRPPALPDPPPTPTGAHGTLLAGIGGTGVVTVNQVLAMAAQLDGRRVVGLDQTGLSQKAGPVVSHLRVLEGAEPTASPRVTASTTDALIVLDPIVGTQASTLAMASPQRTVAVVSTRVSPTGEMVADARTTTPPLAQLRQRIDERTRATDNVYLDAAEIAEHLLGSHLYTNMVVIGAALQAGVLPVSPSSLDRAIELNGTAVQDNRDAVAWGRAVVSAPAAVQASLDGAKVPATAPASAVSRSGPQMARSTRATLAEAELPSDVAELVAHRARDLVGYQDQRLARRYAGKVVQVWRAERGIDGTGTITRLAAENLHKVLAYKDEYEVARLYADPAWLASVREEFPDASNVRILLHPPVLRSLGMQRKIGIGLWAKPGLEILYRMRRVRGSVLDPFGHSRVRQAERRLVATYLDDLNLIIMTLSAGTADDAAALAALPDLVRGYEEVKLRGIADLEARRPGLRRSLATAHAAGMGDQRTPT, from the coding sequence TTGCCAGCTGAACCCATGGGCCGCGACGCGCTGGACCTTGCTAGCCGGTTCGACCGGGACAGCGGGGTCGCGGTGCTCGGCGGCATCGCCGCCCTCGTGCGCCTGCCGATGCAGATCCATCGGCAGGAAGCCCGTGACGGGCGGCGGACCGCCACCTTCGTCAGCGGCTACGAGGGGTCTCCGCTCGGGGGCTACGACACCGCCTTGGCCCGAGAGGGTGAGCGTCTCGTCGCCCACGCGGTCCACCACCGGCCAGCGGTCAACGAGGAGCTTGCCGCCACGGCGGTCTGGGGAAGCCAGCAGGTGCGTGACCCCGAAGGGCTCGATGGGATCGTGGGCCTGTGGTATGGGAAGGCGCCGGGGCTGGACCGGGCGGGCGATGCCATCCGGCACGCCAACACCATGGGTGTGCCGCCGTCCGGAGGAGCCGTCCTGCTGGTCGGGGACGATCCGGCCTGCAAGTCCTCAACCATCCCATCGGCCAGCGAGTCCACCCTTGCCGACCTGAGCGTCCCCGTGCTGGTCCCCTCCGGGGCCCAGGACGTGCTGACCATGGGCCTGCACGCCGTCGCCCTGTCACGTTTCAGCGGGGCATGGACCGGCATGAAGATCGTGACCGATGTCGCCGATGGCTTCGGGAGCGTGGACCTCGATGCCGTATCGGCCGTGGCGCCACGGCTGCCGACGCTGGACATCGACGGCCAGCCCTGGCAGGCCCGGATCGCGAGGACGACGCCCCCCGAGAGCGTCGCCGCAGAGCGCCAGGTCCTCCGTGGGCGCCTGATCGCGGCGCAGCGCTACGCGGCCGCCAACGACCTCAACCAGGTCGAAGGAGCGCTGGGCGAGGCCTCGATCGGGTTCGTCGCCACCGGCAAGACCTACCTCGACCTGCGGGAGACGCTGCGTGAGCTGGGCCTCACCACGCGGCGAGACCTCGAGCAGGCCGGAGTTCGGCTGCTCAGGATCGGCATGCCCTACCCGTTGGACCCCGACGTCGTCCGGCGGTTCTCCCGCGGACTGTCCGACATCGTCGTCGTGGAGGAGAAGCGGCCGTTCCTGGAATACGCCATCCGTCGCATCCTCTACGGAACCGACCTCCAACCCCGGATCGTGGGACAGGAGGACGAGCGGGGGCACGAACTCATCCCCGTCGACGGGGAGCTCACGGTCGGCCGTCTGCTCGCCCCCGTTCGAGATCGACTAGGGCCGACGCGGCTGCCGCACTTCCCTCAGGCGGTGCCCGATGCCGGTGCCGCGCGGACCACCTCTCCGCCCCTCGTCGGCTCGGAACCGACCGGGGTGTTGCCGAGGGCGGCCCTGCCGTTGCTGACCAGGACGGCGAGCACGCGTGGTCCGTGGTTCTGCTCCGGCTGCCCCCACAACCGTTCCACGGTCGTCCCGGACGGCTCCTCGGTGGGTGCCGGGATCGGGTGTCACGCGATGGTGCAGATGTCCGGCGACGACCGCCGAACCGCCGACACCATCACCCAGATGGGTGGCGAGGGGGCCCAGTGGATCGGGATGGCCCCCTTCGCCCGTGAACGCCACCACTTCCAGAACCTCGGCGACGGCACCTTCTTCCACTCCGGCTCGCTGGCGATCAGGGCCGCCGTGGCATCCGGCGTGTCGATGACCTACAAGCTGCTCCACAACGGCGCGGTCGCCATGACGGGCGGACAGGACGCGGTCGGGGGCCGCCCGTTGCACGACATCGTCGCGGCGCTGCACGCCGAGGGGGTCGTCCAGGTCGCGGTCGTGGCCGATGATCCGGCCCGGGTGCGGGCCGTGGGCCCCCTGCCGGGCGCGGCATCCCTGCACGATCGTGAGGAACTCGACGCGGTTCAACGACGGCTCCAGGGCACGCCGGGGGTGACCGTCCTCATCTACGACCAGGAGTGCGCGGCCGAGGCGCGACGCGACCGCAGGCGTGGCATCGCGGCGACACCGACCACGAGGGTCATGATCAACGAGCGGGTCTGCGAGGGGTGTGGCGACTGCGGAGCGAAGAGCAACTGCCTCTCGGTCCAGCCCGTGGAGACCCCGTTCGGTCGACGAACGCAAATCCATCAGTCCTCGTGCAACTACGACTACTCCTGCGTGGAGGGCGACTGTCCGTCCTTCGTGACGGTGCAGGTCGGGGACGCGGCAGCGGGAGGTGTGGCCAACCGCACCCGTGTCCGCCAACGTCCACCTGCCCTCCCGGACCCGCCCCCGACGCCGACAGGGGCGCACGGCACCCTTCTGGCCGGGATCGGGGGAACCGGAGTGGTCACCGTCAACCAGGTGCTCGCCATGGCGGCGCAGCTCGACGGGCGCCGGGTCGTGGGGCTGGATCAGACTGGCCTGTCGCAGAAGGCCGGGCCTGTCGTGTCCCACCTTCGGGTGCTCGAGGGGGCCGAGCCGACCGCGAGCCCACGCGTGACCGCATCGACCACGGATGCCCTCATCGTCCTGGACCCGATCGTCGGGACCCAGGCGAGCACCCTCGCGATGGCCAGTCCGCAACGGACGGTGGCGGTCGTCTCCACCCGCGTGAGTCCGACGGGCGAGATGGTCGCCGACGCCCGGACCACCACCCCTCCCCTGGCCCAGCTGCGTCAAAGGATCGATGAGCGGACCCGCGCAACCGACAACGTGTACCTGGACGCCGCGGAGATCGCCGAACATCTCCTCGGGTCCCATCTGTACACCAACATGGTGGTCATCGGCGCCGCCCTCCAAGCTGGCGTGCTGCCCGTCTCACCGTCGTCCCTCGACCGTGCGATCGAGCTGAACGGCACCGCGGTGCAGGACAACCGGGACGCAGTGGCGTGGGGGCGGGCAGTCGTGTCAGCCCCGGCTGCGGTGCAGGCGTCGCTCGACGGTGCGAAGGTCCCCGCGACGGCACCTGCTTCGGCCGTCTCCCGGTCCGGCCCGCAGATGGCGAGGTCGACCCGAGCCACCCTCGCCGAAGCGGAGCTGCCGTCGGACGTGGCCGAGCTGGTGGCACATCGGGCCAGGGACCTCGTCGGCTACCAGGACCAGCGCCTCGCACGACGCTATGCAGGCAAGGTGGTACAGGTGTGGCGCGCTGAACGAGGGATCGACGGGACCGGAACCATTACGCGGTTGGCCGCCGAGAACCTGCACAAGGTGCTGGCCTACAAAGACGAGTACGAGGTCGCCCGGCTCTACGCGGACCCGGCGTGGCTTGCGTCGGTCAGGGAGGAGTTCCCCGATGCCTCCAACGTGCGCATCCTTCTCCACCCGCCGGTGCTGCGGTCCCTCGGGATGCAGCGGAAGATCGGCATCGGCCTGTGGGCGAAGCCGGGCTTGGAGATCCTGTACCGGATGCGACGAGTACGCGGGAGCGTTCTGGATCCCTTCGGGCACTCGCGGGTCCGTCAGGCGGAGCGGCGGCTCGTTGCCACCTACCTGGACGACCTCAACCTGATCATCATGACCTTGTCCGCTGGGACGGCCGATGACGCGGCGGCGCTCGCCGCCCTCCCTGACCTCGTCCGCGGCTACGAGGAGGTGAAGCTCCGGGGAATCGCGGACCTCGAGGCGAGGCGGCCCGGGCTCCGCCGGTCCCTGGCCACAGCCCATGCGGCAGGGATGGGTGACCAGCGAACCCCGACATGA
- a CDS encoding alpha/beta fold hydrolase: MPKTATLWNETVGCEVRFRDAGGVRTRTLEVGQGKGPVLFLLHGTGGHVEAFARNMRRLGEHFHVVSVDMIGHGLTAKPDIPYVITDYTRHLRDLMDGMGVRQAHFLGESLGGWVASWLALETPERIDKLINCTGGVFRWPEGEDPQEAEERRNMVSKSQSLKELTRENVRKRLELLFHDPNDCTDELVELRLRLYERPEMKAVVSRLHHMLPYDSPARVEYSLTEERLKSISVPTLYLWGEYNPGSSVRSAARAAELTPDAELVVIDDTAHWPQWEDPETFDQAVLDFLLAS, translated from the coding sequence ATGCCGAAGACCGCGACGCTGTGGAACGAGACCGTGGGGTGCGAGGTTCGCTTCCGCGACGCCGGCGGCGTCAGGACGCGGACGCTCGAGGTGGGCCAAGGAAAGGGCCCAGTCCTGTTCCTCCTCCATGGCACCGGTGGCCACGTGGAGGCGTTCGCCCGGAACATGCGGCGCCTCGGGGAACACTTCCACGTGGTGTCGGTGGACATGATCGGGCACGGTCTCACCGCCAAGCCCGACATCCCCTACGTCATCACCGACTACACCCGCCACCTCCGTGACCTCATGGACGGCATGGGTGTCCGTCAAGCGCACTTCCTGGGTGAGTCCCTGGGCGGATGGGTCGCCTCGTGGCTGGCCCTGGAGACACCCGAACGGATCGACAAGCTGATCAACTGCACGGGCGGCGTGTTCCGCTGGCCAGAGGGTGAGGACCCCCAGGAGGCGGAGGAGCGCCGCAACATGGTCAGCAAGAGCCAGTCCCTCAAGGAGCTGACCCGGGAGAACGTCCGCAAGCGGCTCGAGCTGCTGTTCCACGATCCCAACGACTGCACCGATGAGCTGGTGGAGCTGCGGCTCCGGCTGTACGAGCGGCCTGAGATGAAGGCGGTCGTGTCGCGGCTGCACCACATGCTGCCCTACGACTCGCCGGCGCGGGTGGAGTACAGCCTCACCGAGGAGCGGCTCAAGTCGATCAGCGTCCCGACCCTGTACCTGTGGGGCGAGTACAACCCTGGCTCCTCCGTCCGCAGCGCCGCACGGGCGGCGGAGCTGACCCCGGATGCCGAGCTCGTCGTCATCGACGACACCGCCCACTGGCCGCAGTGGGAGGACCCCGAGACCTTCGATCAGGCGGTGCTCGACTTCCTCCTTGCCAGCTGA
- a CDS encoding efflux RND transporter permease subunit, with translation MFATQQQAQVDITAFAPETDLAAAFARVQDDFATTGATVQVIIDADDGGDVLSPDGLQVAQQITDAATASPTVAPLLAEPGGLGPPVISFASGLLGALEQQGLDPSSVPPNELDSLSTQVFASPDGAQLAGLLSRDRDLEAGSARAGIVLIQLDATSSESAQRAAGVALRDLLEDLTFPDGMEVLAFSQGILFAELESGLQDQLPFLLGLSLLLIVLILGLIYRSVSDVVLGLAGLVLTVVWMYGFGVLLGPDYLGITGAFSQISIVIPVLLVGLGVDYAIHLTSRYREELAEGAGVDEAARMAVVSVGGALVLATATTIIGFVTNWFTPLPPIRDFGLFTAFGVLSAFVVMATLVPATRHLLDRRRTSTVNSSVAARGGRGQGPLALSRGMARLAVLTERAPGVTLCVAALVTAVAAVGASQLSTSFSQDDFIPEGSYADVVLARAEMLFGGDLTEQTHVLVEGDFTDPEVANAVLAAELAIDEVDPTLIRRGLEGAQVSSAPGVVARLAGRAAAAGAGPSSTTDGGDTAALQAALRGNGWVDGAFAADADMLALYRLVEETAPGEIERLLADDAQAGLLTLSSTAGEDDVDELVEALQPALELLGPTTEDVVVVSEQMVIAEVINAMTASQVRSILITLVAALVLLTGYYGMVNRRPLLGPITMVPSVLSVSWVLGSMYLLGLSFNVLTSTVAALAIGIGVPYGIHITHRFTEDRELATSTEEAMRSTVMHTGGALAASAATTAVGFGVLVFSELIPIQQFGGVTALTIVFALAGSVLVQPSLLAVWDRRQRRKSPHRPLVEASP, from the coding sequence GTGTTCGCCACGCAGCAACAGGCGCAGGTGGACATCACCGCGTTCGCACCCGAGACCGACCTGGCGGCCGCGTTCGCACGTGTCCAGGATGACTTCGCCACCACGGGTGCCACGGTCCAGGTGATCATCGACGCCGACGACGGAGGGGACGTCTTGAGCCCCGACGGCCTGCAGGTGGCCCAGCAGATCACCGACGCCGCCACCGCGTCGCCGACGGTCGCCCCCCTTCTGGCGGAGCCGGGCGGGCTGGGACCGCCCGTGATCTCCTTCGCGAGCGGCCTGCTGGGCGCCCTTGAGCAGCAGGGGCTCGACCCTTCCTCGGTTCCCCCGAACGAGCTGGACAGCCTTTCGACGCAGGTCTTCGCAAGCCCCGACGGCGCCCAGCTGGCGGGTCTGCTGAGCCGCGACCGAGACCTGGAAGCTGGTTCGGCTCGTGCTGGGATCGTGCTGATCCAGCTGGATGCCACGTCGAGCGAGTCCGCGCAGAGGGCCGCAGGCGTCGCCCTCCGCGACCTCCTCGAGGATCTGACCTTCCCGGACGGGATGGAGGTGCTCGCATTCAGCCAGGGCATCCTCTTCGCCGAGCTGGAGAGCGGCCTCCAGGACCAGCTGCCGTTCCTGCTCGGGCTCAGCCTGCTCCTCATCGTGCTGATCCTGGGCCTCATCTACCGCTCCGTCAGCGACGTGGTCCTCGGGTTGGCCGGGCTGGTGTTGACCGTGGTGTGGATGTACGGGTTCGGAGTGCTCCTGGGTCCGGATTACCTCGGGATCACGGGGGCGTTCAGCCAGATCTCAATCGTCATCCCCGTGCTGCTCGTCGGGTTGGGTGTGGACTACGCGATCCATCTGACATCCCGCTACCGGGAGGAACTCGCCGAGGGTGCCGGGGTCGACGAGGCGGCGCGCATGGCGGTGGTCTCCGTTGGGGGAGCGCTCGTCCTCGCCACGGCCACCACGATAATCGGGTTCGTCACCAACTGGTTCACCCCGCTGCCGCCGATCAGGGACTTCGGCCTGTTCACGGCCTTCGGGGTGTTGTCGGCCTTCGTGGTGATGGCGACTCTCGTCCCTGCAACTCGACACCTGCTCGATCGCCGACGGACCAGCACCGTCAACTCCAGCGTGGCCGCTCGAGGGGGGAGGGGGCAGGGGCCGCTGGCCCTCAGCCGGGGAATGGCCCGCCTTGCCGTCCTGACCGAGCGTGCCCCCGGTGTCACGCTTTGCGTCGCGGCCCTCGTGACCGCGGTTGCGGCCGTCGGCGCCAGCCAGCTGTCGACCTCCTTCAGCCAGGATGACTTCATCCCTGAGGGGTCCTATGCCGATGTCGTCCTTGCCCGCGCGGAGATGCTCTTCGGTGGTGACCTCACCGAGCAGACCCACGTGCTGGTGGAGGGGGACTTCACCGACCCGGAGGTCGCCAACGCGGTCCTCGCCGCAGAGCTGGCGATCGACGAGGTCGACCCCACGCTCATCCGGCGGGGGCTGGAAGGTGCCCAGGTCAGCTCCGCGCCCGGCGTCGTGGCACGCCTCGCTGGGCGAGCCGCAGCGGCTGGAGCTGGTCCCAGCTCGACGACGGACGGCGGAGACACGGCGGCGCTCCAGGCTGCACTGCGCGGGAACGGGTGGGTCGATGGCGCGTTCGCCGCCGACGCCGACATGCTCGCCCTCTACCGGCTCGTGGAGGAGACCGCACCAGGCGAGATCGAACGGCTGCTGGCCGATGACGCACAGGCCGGACTGCTGACCCTGTCGTCCACCGCTGGTGAGGACGACGTCGACGAGCTCGTCGAGGCCCTGCAGCCGGCGCTCGAACTCCTTGGGCCCACCACGGAGGACGTCGTCGTGGTCAGCGAGCAGATGGTGATCGCCGAGGTGATCAACGCCATGACCGCCTCCCAGGTCCGCTCCATCCTGATCACCTTGGTCGCCGCGCTCGTGCTGCTCACGGGGTACTACGGCATGGTGAATCGGCGTCCGCTGCTCGGACCGATCACCATGGTCCCGTCGGTGCTGTCGGTGTCCTGGGTCCTCGGGTCGATGTACCTGCTCGGGCTGAGCTTCAATGTCCTGACCAGCACGGTGGCCGCCTTGGCGATCGGAATCGGCGTCCCCTACGGTATCCACATCACGCATCGCTTCACCGAGGATCGTGAGCTGGCCACGTCCACCGAGGAAGCCATGCGGTCGACAGTCATGCACACCGGCGGGGCGCTCGCGGCCTCGGCCGCGACGACGGCGGTCGGGTTCGGCGTGCTGGTGTTCAGCGAGCTCATCCCGATCCAGCAGTTCGGAGGGGTGACGGCGTTGACCATCGTCTTCGCGTTGGCGGGGTCAGTGCTCGTCCAGCCGTCGCTCCTGGCCGTCTGGGACCGGCGGCAGCGGCGGAAGTCGCCCCATCGCCCGCTCGTGGAGGCCAGCCCCTGA
- a CDS encoding MarR family winged helix-turn-helix transcriptional regulator, whose translation MAATEVSQTVESVGHNLDEVVRHVRLPGADELESETGFRIDAAGAVILARLSGQAPTRLTDLADSLGLAPSTISRQLPPLESQGLVVRQADPTDGRASLLCLTHKGQDAAQRISRYRTRRVAHLLHDWSDSDIEQLAMLLDRFVRGLPRRR comes from the coding sequence ATGGCTGCCACCGAGGTGTCCCAGACGGTCGAGTCGGTCGGCCACAACCTGGATGAAGTGGTACGACATGTGCGCCTTCCAGGAGCTGACGAGCTCGAGTCGGAGACCGGGTTCCGGATCGACGCCGCCGGGGCGGTCATCCTCGCCCGGCTGAGCGGCCAGGCCCCGACGCGGCTGACCGACCTGGCCGACTCATTGGGGCTCGCCCCATCGACGATCAGCCGCCAGCTACCGCCCCTCGAATCGCAGGGGCTGGTGGTCCGACAGGCCGATCCGACCGACGGGCGAGCCTCGCTCCTCTGTCTCACCCACAAGGGCCAGGACGCGGCCCAGCGAATCTCAAGGTACCGGACCCGCCGCGTCGCTCACCTGCTCCATGACTGGTCTGACTCCGACATCGAACAACTCGCCATGCTGCTCGACCGCTTCGTCCGCGGGCTTCCTCGTCGCCGTTGA
- a CDS encoding zinc-dependent alcohol dehydrogenase — protein sequence MITTTDYLAALFTAPGEVVMRTQPRPDIGEGDVLIEVTACGVCGSDLALFGGEKEGAGFPLVAGHEIVGRVVEIGPSASVRRGLRVGDRVVLEEAIPCGTCAVCQDGRHRLCGRGRRFGGTPLSGGGAHLGGYAEMVLVPPNAVAHRVPEGLDDERATWFIPVSNGLSWLRSRAGLRPGERVVVIGPGQHGLGTALAAKELGAGQVIVCGLHTDRTRLELAERLGATSVTVDPDGRWREDVRHMTGGGADVVVDVTPRSAEVVRDAVSVSDMGGRVILAGVKRGRRLDGLDVDAMVLGERSMLGVNARESWAVPAALGLLSRGGPGHEVLTGPVLPLEGLRTALDLLAGTEGPPPVHAVISPLARSRDGASG from the coding sequence GTGATTACGACGACTGACTACCTGGCCGCGCTCTTCACAGCGCCGGGCGAGGTCGTGATGCGGACCCAGCCCCGCCCGGACATCGGCGAGGGCGACGTGCTCATCGAGGTGACCGCGTGCGGGGTCTGCGGCAGCGACCTTGCCTTGTTCGGCGGCGAGAAGGAAGGGGCGGGATTCCCGCTGGTCGCCGGCCACGAGATCGTGGGGCGTGTGGTCGAGATCGGCCCTTCCGCATCCGTTCGGCGGGGCCTGCGGGTCGGTGATCGAGTCGTCCTGGAAGAGGCCATCCCCTGCGGGACCTGTGCCGTCTGCCAGGATGGGCGGCACCGGCTCTGTGGCCGCGGTCGCCGGTTCGGCGGGACCCCCCTGAGTGGCGGCGGGGCCCATCTGGGTGGCTACGCCGAGATGGTCCTCGTCCCCCCGAACGCAGTCGCGCATCGGGTGCCCGAAGGGTTGGACGACGAACGCGCGACCTGGTTCATCCCCGTCTCCAACGGGCTCTCCTGGCTACGGTCACGCGCGGGGCTCCGTCCCGGCGAACGTGTGGTCGTGATTGGCCCAGGCCAGCACGGCTTGGGCACCGCACTAGCCGCCAAGGAGCTCGGCGCAGGCCAGGTGATCGTCTGCGGCCTCCATACTGACCGGACGCGTCTGGAGCTGGCGGAGCGACTTGGTGCCACCTCGGTAACGGTCGACCCGGACGGACGATGGCGCGAGGATGTCCGGCACATGACCGGCGGAGGTGCCGATGTCGTTGTCGACGTCACGCCGCGGTCTGCCGAGGTCGTGCGCGATGCGGTGTCGGTCAGCGACATGGGTGGGCGGGTGATACTCGCCGGGGTGAAGCGCGGCCGCCGGTTGGATGGCCTCGATGTCGATGCGATGGTCCTTGGTGAGCGGTCCATGCTCGGTGTCAACGCAAGGGAGTCCTGGGCGGTCCCTGCAGCCCTCGGCCTCCTTTCGCGAGGGGGACCTGGCCACGAGGTCCTCACCGGACCTGTGCTCCCGTTGGAGGGACTGCGGACGGCCTTGGACCTGCTGGCCGGGACCGAGGGTCCCCCTCCGGTGCATGCGGTGATCAGCCCGCTGGCTCGTTCGCGCGATGGGGCGAGTGGGTGA